One Exiguobacterium sp. BMC-KP genomic window, TTGTCGGATAATAGAGGTGGAGGTGCCTGCATGAAAATCAAACGAAATGAACCGTTTCGCTATACGTTAAAAACGCCAATAACAGGCGAATTTTATTTATTAAAAAACGAACAACGTACACCGAACGGACTAATGAAAATTCATAACATCTCACCAAATGGTTTAGCTATTAGTACCGCACTGAAACTCCCACTTCAAAAATCAATGAAAATCGTCGTGGAGTTCTCATTGATCGAGGGTCAAGAGCCACTCTGCATTGAAGGGTATCTCTTACACGAAAAACCGGTCGGTCCCGAGAGTTTGTACGGCATCCGCCTTAATCCTTCAACGACAGATCGTGAGACGATCATCGCTCAAGTTAAACAGGTTGCTCAACTGGAGCGATAATAACACAATGATCAAAAGAGACACTGCTCGTTCATGAGCAGTGTCTCTTTTTTTGTTAGTAGAATTACCCCTCAAACGTTCGGAAGACGACTGCTTCGTACGGTCGAAGTATGAGTTCTCCTGACACCTCAACCTCATCGTAATTCCCGATGATACGGTCTGACGTATCATGCGCAACTGGAATGGTTACATCGTGATCTGCAAACGAGCAATAAACGTACCATGTTTCGCCTTCGAGTGTTCGCGAATACGCGTATACTTCCCGATGTTCTTCGAGTATTAGTTCATATCGTCCGTATACGACGAGTTCATGATCGTGTCGTAGACGAATCAAATGTTGATAGTAATAGAAAATGGATTGCTCATTTGCTAGTGCTTGTTCGACGTTGATTTCTGGATAATTCGGATTTACCTTCAACCATGGTGTTCCAGTCGAGAAACCAGCATTTTCCGACGCATTCCACTGCATCGGTGTCCGAGCGTTGTCACGTCCTTTAATGTGGATCGATCGTAACAATTCAGCTGGTGAAGCTCCTTGTTCTGTTCGTTCTTTCCACATGTTTCGAATTTCGATATCTTCATAGTCAGCGATATCCTCAAAAGCGACGTTCGTCATCCCGATTTCTTCGCCTTGATAGATATATGGTGTCCCTTTTAATAAGTGCAACAGTGTAGCAAGCATTTTCGCTGACTCGACGCGATACGTCGAGTCATTACCAAATCGACTGACGACACGTGGTTGGTCATGGTTGTTCCAATAAAGTGAATTCCAGCCCGTCTCATGTAACGCCGTCTGCCATTTGGTGAAGTTTTGCTTTAGTTTAAGCA contains:
- a CDS encoding PilZ domain-containing protein, which produces MKIKRNEPFRYTLKTPITGEFYLLKNEQRTPNGLMKIHNISPNGLAISTALKLPLQKSMKIVVEFSLIEGQEPLCIEGYLLHEKPVGPESLYGIRLNPSTTDRETIIAQVKQVAQLER